TATCAAGCCGGTTTGTGTTTCAGACAATTTCCTGCACAGCTCCTCATCAGAAACCAAGACCGTGGCCACGCTTTCCTTCTGGACTATTGTATACAGTGTACACTGTACAGTATAACATTAGGACTGTGCATTTTACCATTTGACTACAAAAAAAGACCCTTACTCAAATATTTTTGCAAGAGATATTGTCCAATGAGACAAAGAAAGGTAAGGGTGTGTGTATTTACCTGGCTGGTACATCTATGTTGGAGATGGCGTAGAAGTATTTGAGGAGGTTGTCTCTCTGGACGTAGGTTCCCCCCAAGGCCGGCTTCAGCAGCCTCAGTCTCAGGTTGGTGAAGGTGAAGAAGTCCCTCAGGCCCTTCATACTCTCCATGCGTGTGTACAGGCTGTCCATATTGAGCAGCTTGGGCCCTGCGAAGATAGCAAAGCGCGCCATCACCTCGAAGCGCAGCACCTTCTCGTTCTTGGAACCCACCCAGCGAGAGTACTGCTCTGTGCAGATGACCCGCGTCACATTGGTGGCCGACAGGTCCTGCACCCGCTTGGCGGGCATGTCGAAGGCATCCATGCAGTCGTCGGCGTAGAACTGGTAGGGCTGCCAGGTGCGCCCTTTGTCCAGGGACTTGTCCAGCACCATGATGGTGGGGCGGCCATACTCGAAAGTGACCTGGATATCATCGGTCAGCTCCAAGCTCTTGTTCCAGGCCAGGGAGATGTTGGCCAGCAGGGGCTCCGGGTAGCGGCTCCACGTCACCGTCTGCCAGTAGGTGATGAGGCCACTGCTCTCACGGTCCTGCATCAGCTGGGGAGGGTGAGCCAGGTCCGGGTTGGAGGCGTCACATTCATCACTACACAGGTACGGGTTCTCCTGAAAGAGGGAAAGACAACTGGTCAGTGTTGGAAAACACTGTTCTACTCTCTTCCCTTTAGAATATAGTACACATTTACTATCTCACCATTTTATAACATTCTAAATCCATACTGAGTTTTTATTTCATCTAGCATAGTGTCTATGAATTATACAATCggagaaaaaagggttccaaaagcgTCTTTAGGCGGTTCCCATAAgacaaccctttttggttccaagtagattccttttgggttctatgtagaaccgTCTGTGGAAAGGCTTCTACATGGAGccgaaaagggttctacctagaaccaaataGGGTTCTTTaaatggttatcctatggggatagccaaagaacccttttaggttccagatagcaccttttttaaGTGTAGGAATGACCCCCTAAAGGTTCCCACAAGCTCACAAAGTACGCAACTGATGTTTTGGTAGTATTTATTGGTTCTTTGGAAGCCTTTGCTTATGAGAAACAAGTCAGATAAAATTAAAGTAACATTTGCATGATCTTATATAGTCTGGGGGGGGCCTAACAAAGAAACCTGAAACAACCTGGAAACAGATTTTCCAAAACAATCTAGCCAACCTTTTTAATGGGTCCCCCTGGGaccatgtttgtgtgtttgtcccAACATGTTAACACACTCAGCATATGTCTCCATTAAACACTTTGTAGGCTGTGTTTGGTGGATATCCATCTGGGAATTGCCCTGTATGCAGGAATCATTGCCTCTGGTTATATCAACACTCATTTAATGCACATTGTGAATTAGTGTTTCCATTTAATCAAATGACAtcactcaacaacaaaaaaacatcagAAAGACTAATGAGATGGGTTGCATACCTAAATGTCTTAAAATAGATAGCTTCAACAGTGTTGAGGTGTAATACTACTCTACTGACACAGATGGATTACACATGGAACGGATCAACAAGGAGGCTTGCCTGCTATGTGGTCATCCCTGACCTCTAAATCCCAGTGTCAATACGTCACATTGGTCTGCCTGAGTGCAAACTGTCACACTCGTCACCAACAGTCATACTCACCCACACAGCTTCcaggcctgggttcaaatactatttgaatttgtatttgttttattaaGGATCCCTATTAGCTGCTGCCTGTGATCCAGCAAAAATTAAGGCGGTAATATACATTAAAATAAAAGAAAGGtaacattaaaatacattttacaacaggtttcacaatacattaagtgtgtgcaAATCATCTCAAATACTGTATTTGtgtttgattgagcttgcctgttgcAATTGAACCAATAAACAATTATACAAAATGTCTTAAACCCCAGCTTCCTGGAactccagacagacaggcattagGTATATttcaaatatactgaacaaaaatataaacgcaaaaagggaaagtgttggtcccatgttacatgagctgaaatcaaatatccccaaaatgttatatccctgttagttagcatttctcctttgccaagataatccatccacctgacaggtgtggcatatcaagaagctgattaaacagcatgatcattacccaggtgcaccttgtgctggggaaattaaaggccactctaaaatatgcagtttcatcacacaacacaatgccacagatgtctcaagttttgggggagcgtgcaattggtatgctggcGGCAGGAATGTCCacgagagctgttgccagagaatttaatgttcagttctctaccataagccacctccaatgtcgcTTTAGAGAATTTGCCAGTAAGTCGAATCAGCTTCACAACCGCAGAACACGTGTAATCACGCCAGCCCAGCTCCTCCACATccgcttcttcacctgcgggatcgtctgagacgagccacccggacagctgatgaaacagtgGTTTTGcaaactgaagaatttctgcacaaactgacagaaaccgtctcagggatgCGCATCTATGTTCTTGTCATCCTCACCAGAGTCTTGACCTGATTGCAGTTTGGCTTCATAACCAACTTattgggaaaatgctcacctttgatggccactggcacgctggagaagtgtgctcttcacggatgaatccccaTGTCGCAAatatctgtacacaattcttggaagctgaaaatgtcccagttcttccatggcctgcctactcaccaaacatgtcacccattgagcatgtttgagatgctctgggtcgacgtgtacgacagcatgttccagttcccaccaatatccatgaactttacacagccattgaagaggagtgggacaacattccacaggccgcAATCAAACAGCCTGCGAAAGAGATGTGTCACTTTGCATGGGGCAAATGGTGGTCATCCTAGATACTGGGcatgatcagattaattgcaattatttgcaaagtccctctttgccatgcaaatgaactgaatcccaaaaaaacatttccattgCTGTTACGCCcagaccttagagagctttttttTACGTCtctttttggtttggtcagggtgtgatttgggtgggcattctatgtcctttaTTTCTATgatttgtgtttctatgtgttggccgggtatggttctcaaccaGGGACAGctttctatcgttgtctctgattgggaatcatacttaggtagcccttttcccctcctttcagtgcattaagcttcacggtcgtttcctTGTTTTGTTGGCTACATTTCTATAAATAAAAGGAATatgtacactcaccacgctgcactttggtccacttcttacgACGCCCATGACAACtgtatttcagccctgccacaaaaggaccagctgacatgtcagtggttctctcgttaacacaggtgtcagtgttgacgaggacaaggctggagatcactctgtcatgctgattgagttcaaataacagactggaagcttcaaaaggagggtggtgcttggaatcattgttcttcctctgtccacCATGGTTACCtccaaggaaacacgtgccgtcatcattgctttgcacaaaaagggcttcacaggcaaggatattgctgccagtaagattgcacctaaatcaaccatttatcggatcatcaagaacttcaaggagagctgttcaattgttgtgaaaaaAGCTTCAgagcacccaagaaagtccagcaagcgccaggaccgtctcccaaaattgattcagctgcaggatcggggcaccaccagtacagagcttgctcaggtaTGGCAGCAGGCAgttgtgagtgcatctgcacacacagtgaggcaaagacttttggaggatcgCCTGgagtcaagaagggcagcaaagaaaccacttctctccaggaaaaacatcagggatagACTGGTATTATttaaaaggtacagggattggactgctgaggactggggtaaagtcattttctctgatgaatcccctttccactgcaaatattgactgtTTGCATCAACTtgatgtaattgtcaataaaagcctttgacactgacaaaaatatctaaagacactgaagcagcaaactttgtggaaattaatatttgtgtcattctcaaaacttatggccacgactgtacatgtgatggaagattGCAATGTGCATGCAAAGTGTTgtaattccattgaattggggatagtttaaccaaaatatgccacaagatcTAGAATTGCCTAGTGTAtcccacaattttttttttactgttataagctaacttttaaAAATAAATTTAAGCAACATTCCCAGGCTTAACTTcccttggaaaatttcagaaaaaaTTTACTggaaagtttccgaccctttgcaaccctacctCTGACCTACCCTGAAGATGACCTCACCAGTTCGTTCACACAGTCAGAGGCCAGTCGACATTATTAATCCCAATCATAGTCAGCCAGTCAACATTGTTAAGACATTGTCTTTAAATCCAATCAGATCCAATCTGTGGAACTGCACTGACCGAAATAGGAAAAAGGAAGAGAcatgtcagaggagaggagaggataagtgAAGAGAAGCGAGCCCACAGATTTGGACAGGACCACAGTCCACACACATGCCAAACTGCATTGGTGTGGATGGAGAGCCATGTACTGTATGGGAAGCTAGTGTTTAGCGCTGCTATTTACCCACCTAGAGagatgtgtctcctctcctctctggctctcttgCTTGACTTAATTACAGTGAAAGAAGCTCCTGTGGGAGGGCTGCTGATATAACAGCTGGGAAACAGCAGCCTAATTATACCAGAGAGAAAACAAGCCTCACAAGAGCCTCACCTTTCCCAGCATGGACTACAGCCTACTGTCTTTTAAtctgcacgaacacacacacactatgatgtTCATAGCACTGTAAAAGGGCTGTAAATCAATCAAAAACCTAATTTTTTTCATGTTGGTTTCCTAAAAATCTTGTAATTCCCTGAAAGGTGACGTAGACGATTACCACACTAACAACTTAATTTGAAGAATTCCCCAAGACCTCCAATGGCATGACAACAGGCAGATGGAGATTATTGCTTGTGGTCATAGCCAAATGGGATGAAATCTTTCCCCTTTGGGAGCACAGGAGGGGGGCTGAAGCTACCAGGACTTATGTATAATTCATCACACAGGACAAAACTGGCCAAAGCTGCACATTTGTGACATCACAGTACCTCTACACCGGTAGGATAAATACACCATGGTGACATATCTAATCTAAACAGTTCTCATAACACACTGCAAACAATGTACCAAATTGAAGCCCTTTCTATAATGCACTCCACTGCTGTGTTGTAACCTGCAGTGCTATTGTTAGTTTTGGATGTTTTTACATTGTAATGTAGGGCATTTCTGTTGAAAAAGAGTACTGGTAAATAATCATTTGAGCTCATAGGATTGAGAGTGGCAGTGATGCTTCACTTCACATATGGacactgtctgtctcctctctttgtctttcaAACTGTGTATAATTACATCAGAAGTGGGTCTGAGTTTTGTTGTTTTGCTTagctccctccctcactccctcattctctccctcattctctccctcttccctcctctcaggTTAACtctcttggaactacccatcccggatccgggagaattgtcatcaactacactaattagcatagcgcaacggtcaaagaatattactagaaaatattcatattcatgaaatcacaagtgaaatatagtgaaacacagcgtAGCCTTTTATTAATctccctgtcatctcagattttgaaatgatgctttacagccaaagcaagacaagcgtttgtgtaagtttatcgatagcctagaatagcattatgtccatctagcagcaggaagcttggtcacgaaaatcagaaaagcaatcaaattatttgtttacctttgactccctcttccctcctctcattAAGCAATGCTACATGCAGTCTGCCCTGTTCCCAGCAATGGTACATACAGAGTCTGCTCTGCTCCCAGCACTGAGTAAAAATGCAATGGCATCTCCTGTGGGCCTACATTGACAGATACAGTATTTGCTCTAAATCATTCATGAACAGGAAAGCTTTTCCAAGGAAAGTCAACATACTCAATAGGGGGGTGGCTTATTCTAAGCAATGAAGTTGCTTTTTAGTTAATTCTCCCTTTAATGTAACTTTTTTGTTGACTCTCCCTTTTGTTAACTCTCCCTATAATTGGAGGCACCTCTGAGCCACAGAGACGTGTAGAGATCGCTACGTATCAGTCCTCAAATGGAGCTTCCTGAGTGATACAGGCTATTGAGCGTTAGCggtctctatacatctctatgctCTGAGAGCACCTGCAACCAATTTCCCTCATTAAATACCTGCTTTCCTTTGTCTTTTAGTTCAGTGCCAAACAAGCCATGTAGTCGTGAAGAACTCTCCTGCATTTATCCTTTTATTTCGGTCATCTGTGCATCACAGTATCCAGCCACACACAAGTCAATAATAGACATTGAATGGATTATGACTGAAAGAAGAAAATGAACGGGGGCATAGACTCTAAAATGCAACCTGACGTCGCTCTCCCTATCGTTGTCGTCTATCTGGGACACCTGCTTCTGTAACAGCACCTACCTCACCCAGTGCATTCAGAATAGGCAACCTGCATtaaccatttttatttattttttaaattaagtaGAGGcgtggataaaaaaaaaaacaggtgtGACCTGTGTGACTaccacacatctccttcgcatagagttgatcaggctgttgattgtggcctgtgtaatcttgtcccactcttcttcaaaGGCTGTGCGATGTTGCTGGATATTggggggaactggaacacgctgtcgtacacgtcgatccagagcatcccaaacatgctcaatgggtgacatgtctggtgagtatgaaggcaccataaccccaccatggggcagtctgttcacaatgttcacTTCAGCTAACCACTCGCTGCCATACGAGCTGTCTTCTATCTACCcaatacagttgaaaccgggattaatctgtgaagagcacacttcaagcgtgccagtggccattgaaggggagcgtttgcccactgaagtcgggtatgatgccgaactgcagtcagttcaagaccctggtgaggacaacgagcatgcagatgagcatCCCTGAGATGGTTTATGAAagttgtgcagaaattcttcagttgcgCAAATCCACAGTTTTattagctgtccgggtggctggtctccaACGATCCTGCAggggaagaagccggatgtggaggtcctgggctggcgtggttacatgtgatctgcgtttgtgaggccggttggtcatactgccaaattctctaaaatgacgttggaggtggcttatggtagagaaattaacatttaatttcctggcaacagctctggtggacattcctgcagtcagtatgccaattacacgctccctCAAACTGCACACTTTAGTGgtcttttgtccccagcacaaggtgcacccatgtaatgatcatgctgttcaatTAGCTTTTTGttatgccatacctgtcaggtaggtgaattatcttggcaaaggagaaatgctcaataaTGGGGACATGCACAAAATGTTAtagaaataagatttttgtgcatatggaatatTCTTGggatcttatttcagctcatgaaacatgggaccaacactttacatgttgtgtttatatttttgttcagtgtatatccaATATTTTTTTCTGCCTTTCCACACTCAGTTTTACATGTGACCCATATAAGATTTGCTCATTCACACTGATGTTGTCTCTGAAGTAGCACACAGATACAATGCTAATTTCCAATGGAAGGTGTTCCATTGGATGACACTTGaaatctgactgcctgtctgGACTCCCTGTGGCCTCTAAAGATCCCTTATCAATCATTGTGAGAGACAGAGTGTTAGGCTCGATGTCGCAACCTGGTTCATGCTATCTCTAATTATCCCCCTTTCAATTTGCCACAATCCATCCTAACCTCTCCACTACCACAGCCAATGTGAGGTTTGCAATTTGGCACAAAGAAAGCTGCTGTGAGCATTACCCGGGTGGATGCTACATATTGCTGCATGTTTAGTTGTAAATGTGATGATCATAATTACCACTGGTGATATTTAGGATGTTAAGTGACTTGTCACTAAACACAAAGACAGATGCTCAAATCAGTGAGTAAGTCTATGGCTATATGACAATTGATCAGCAGAAGTTGCAGATAACACAGTATCAAAATGTACATAGTATGCTTTGTGATCATTATTCTGACCCCATGTAGTACAGCCCAACTGGACAAATTATACATCTGTTTATTCTACAATCAAGCCAGCTGGTTGCCCACAGCAACATTGTCAACCTCTCTtagacccccccaaaaaaactgaGCTTACACATAAACAAGCTTATAACTTTACAGGATACAAAATACTACAAAGAAATGTGAATGTAGCCCTATACCATGATGCATGATAGTGCACCTCGCATAGCCCCATAGTCTAGTGTGTCCGTTTAAACAATGTTGGTTATAAGTTAGTGATGGGGGGTGGGAAATCGTTAGTTGCATACTGTATGGAAATATTTTGGGAAGATAATGCTTGACTCGATCGATTtgtaaaatttttttttttaaagtctacCTGGTCGGCTGTATCTGCGCCAAAAATCTGGTATTTTGCATCCTATAgcttctccatcttctttttaaattgccaacatgttttcagcacttatttccatgactgatcataACTAATTTTATCATGTTATCtcctgtccctctgcagcagacatacagtatagtgagcaatatgtttggaacatcaaatcccAATAAAACCGTAGTATCCAATTGCAATACATAGAATAGTAATTCATATCAGTACCTAGTATCTCTtacacaaacacaatacaaaTGTAATCTAATAATATTGTTTGAAAatcaaacacatttttatttagttAAATAACCAGAGATAGACTTAGTGGGTTTTAGTATGCAACCATTAGGTAATAAATAACTGTATTGATGCAGAAACCTGTGTAACATTGTCCAATGTACTAATGATCAATTACCTGATGATTTGGAAGATAAAGTATTTTCTGATTTGTTTGAGTGTATTTCTGCtgctaaaaataaataaatatagtaataTTAAattaatatatttcatatttatataaaaaatattttttatataattaagttattatattatattggtgCATTTATGGAGACAGTGATTCCACACAATTTTAATTGTCTTTAATCTTGTTTACATTTTTCACTATAATAAAAAGTAATAAAAGTCGGTTTCAACTCTTCTGTCCTGAGTTGTCTCATAGAAAAGGTACATTGTCATGCCATCATTGTCCTACCATTAGCTCGAGGTAAAAGGATCAGATACCCTACCCACATCCTAATGAACAACTCCTTCCATGTCAATTTCCTGTTATAGAGACAACACTTCAAAGTTTAGGCCTATTGTAAAAATCATGAACCTGAAACTTACCAGAGTACAGAACCTCTCCGGGGGATTGCCGCAAGTGATGCCAAGGGGATCCACCGTAATTTGCATGAACTCCTTCATAGCCGTGGGTTTGGGTTGGCATGCGTAAAACTCCCATGTCTGTCCATTATCCATACTAACCAGACTCTTGCATATGTCATACTGTCCAAGTGTCAAAGTCACAAAGTGCAGAAGAAAGACCACCTGTGAGAGCATGGCACTCGTAGAGACCACATCCATCGTCCAAGACCGAGTGTCTGGAGGGAGGCAAGATGTGCCACCGTCGgtccacacagagagaggatcAGCTTCGAATCCGTTTTGTTTTCATGTTGAGACACCTGCCGCTTGTAGGATCTGCTGGATGTCTATACAAATCTAGGCCTATGCCTTCCCAAATAAGCTACATGTACTTTAGTTTCGAAATATGTGTTGTCCTACGTTGAAATTACATCAATGAAAGCATTCCTTTAAAGTATAGTTAGTTGCACTTTAAAAGGAGCCTGTTGTGTTTGATATTGGTGACATGCAAATCTTGCGCAGATCAAACACCTTTGGCACTCCAGGCAAGTCACAGTAAAAGCAGTCGCATGTCCATGAGTAGCCTATACCATTTAGAAGATTCCCGCGGTCCACTCAGAAGCTCCCTCTTGATGAGATTTTGTTGAGTTTAATGTCATTCAAATGATGGGTTTACATGCTCCATTTTTGGCTATATCGAGAAGGAGAAAAGACAATTTGTTTAACACACACTGGACGATAAACGTGGTTTCCACGTGAAATAaatgttgaattgatgtctgtgcccagtgggcagcTTATTGGGGGGAGACTTGCCACTCACATTTTCAACTAAATAAGGCACACTAAAACTCTACTGTAGGCTACTGCTACTtctttattgttattattattattattatttatttttacgaCAACTAACAACCATCAATCTTTAATTAGATAAACTTGAACATATTTGAAACCCTTTATATTACATATCGGTGTAGACCTAAATCTGAAATATTGTAGCCTTTCACTTTGTTTTCACAACCAATTCATATTCATAAGACGACCATAATTGATGCATTTTCCTAACTCAAATGCAAGTTCAAAAAGTTATCCAACGTCCCCACAGAAGGATGACTGTTGAACTCATATACTCTGCCATTAGAGGTGACGGAATTGTCGACCATTTCTCCCAGGCAAATGGAGACATACCTAGACTACACTTAGCAAATAAACACGCTAGAAATGTCGCATTGTGACTAATTCTATAAACTTTGAAAATGTTTGGACTCCCATAGGTGGGGTACGGATGTTCTCAACTTTGACACTACAGCCTATGTCAAACCTCTAAAGCTCTCTGAAGTGTATTTATGATTCCAAATGTATAAAGGTAATACGAAATATGTGGCTAGTCATTACTGCA
This sequence is a window from Oncorhynchus keta strain PuntledgeMale-10-30-2019 chromosome 14, Oket_V2, whole genome shotgun sequence. Protein-coding genes within it:
- the ntng2a gene encoding netrin-G2 → MDVVSTSAMLSQVVFLLHFVTLTLGQYDICKSLVSMDNGQTWEFYACQPKPTAMKEFMQITVDPLGITCGNPPERFCTLENPYLCSDECDASNPDLAHPPQLMQDRESSGLITYWQTVTWSRYPEPLLANISLAWNKSLELTDDIQVTFEYGRPTIMVLDKSLDKGRTWQPYQFYADDCMDAFDMPAKRVQDLSATNVTRVICTEQYSRWVGSKNEKVLRFEVMARFAIFAGPKLLNMDSLYTRMESMKGLRDFFTFTNLRLRLLKPALGGTYVQRDNLLKYFYAISNIDVPARCKCNLHAGQCTFREGSLQCDCEHNTTGQDCTRCERGFKAKSWKPGSYLPTPNGSPNTCEAAGTLGNCECYGHSNRCSYIDFINIVTCVSCKHNTRGQNCQHCRLGYFRNISAELDDDNICIECNCNQLGSFHARCNETGYCQCRDGSTGTKCEDCLPGYSWRQGCSPNVCDDDMLLCQNGGTCFQNQKCLCLPEYKGLLCEQLLCEGERGCSGASASYLSLVAMLSYLLANALLRQVTAC